The DNA segment GGCAGAACACCGTGCAGGCGGTGGCCGCGCACCTGGCCGGCGCCCTCGTCCACCTGGAACGGAACGAGCTCGGCGCGGCGGAGGAGGCGGCGGCAGACGGCGCCCTGGCGTACCACACCGATCCGGAGATCGCCCAGCAGATCGTGCTGTCCGGCGTGCAGGCCCGGCTGGCGGTCGCCGCCGGGGACGCCGCGAAGGCGCGCTTCCTGCTCGAAGCGGCCCGCTCCGACCGGGGCGGCCGAGTCCGGCTGCCGCACCTCGACGACTGGTTGTCCGAGGTGGAGGCGGAGGCCGGCGGGCCCGGTGGCGGTGACGGCTTCCGGACCCGGGTGGTGCGGGCCGGCGCCGCGCTCGCCTCGCGTGACCTGCGGCTGGCCGAGGACCTGCTGGCGACCGAGCCGCGCGGGATCCTCCCGGTCGTCACCGAGGTCGAGGCCCGGGTCGTCGGGGCGTTGGTGGCGGACGCCCGGGGCCAGGCGAGCCGGGCCGCGGAGCTGCTGACCGCGGCGGTGTCGCTGGCCGAGCGGGAGGGTGTCAGGCGGCCGTTCGTGACCTACGCCGGCGGCCGCCTCGGGGAGCTGCTGCACCGGCTCCGGCTGTCGAACAGCGATGTCACCGCCTTCCTCGACCAGGTCGACGCCGGCATCCGGGCGACCGGCAAGGCGGCCCGGTCGCTCGGGCTGAGTGAGCGCGAAGCCGACGTGCTGCGCTGCCTGCCGACGATGATGACGGCCGCGGAGATCGGCGCGGAGCTGAGCATCTCGGTCAACACGGTGAAGGCGCACATGCGGGCGATCTATCGCAAGCTCGGTGTGGCCCGGCGCGGCGAGGCCGTGGTGCTGGCGCGCGAGAACGGGCTGATCTGACGTTCATCCGACCAGCCACGGCGCCGTCGTGGACTCGCGGATCACCAGGTGGCAGGGGTGGCGCTGCACCCCGTGCGACGGGTGGCCGCCGATCGCCGCGAACAGGTGGCGGACCGCGGTGGCGCCGAGCTGTTCCAGGTTCAGGTCGACGGTGGTGAGCGGCGGCCGGCAGTCGGCGGCGAACTCGGTCCAGTTGTCGAATCCGACCACTGCCACGTCGTCGGGCACCCGCCGGCCCCGCTCGTGCAGGGTCTGCGCCACCCCGGCGGCGATCTGGTCGTTGCCGCAGAACACGGCGTCCGTGTCCGGCATCGCGGACAGCAGTTCATACGCTGCTTCACGGCCCCAGCGCTGCGACCATTCGCCGTACCGGGGCCGCCCTCCCGCCGGACGCAGACCGTGCCCCGCCAGGACCTCGACCACGCCGGCCGCTCGGGAGCGCGCGGCGCGGTAGGACGACGGGCCCGTGATGTGCGCGATCCGCCGGCGTCCGAGAGTGATCAGATGCTCGGCGGCCAGCCGGGCGCCGCCCTCGTCGTCGGCGAGCACCGAGACGTCGCCGGGATGATCGGACTCGCCGTAGGCGTAGACCACCGGCACCGGGAGATCGCGGGGGAGTGCCGGCCGCAGGTCGTTGTCGTCGCCGAGCACGATGAAGCCCTCGACGTGCCGGGCCAGCGCCGCCAGGTAGTGCCGCTGCCGCCGGGGGTCGCCGCCCGGGTCGCAGAGCAGCACCGGGATCGGGTCGGCGATCGCCGCCTCGGCGCCGATCAGGATCGGCATCGCGAACCGGCCGCCGCGCTCGTCGGTGAGCAGCCCGATCGACTTGACCCGGCCGTACGGATGGAAGGACAGCTCTGCCGCGGCGCGCAGCACCCGCTCCCGGGTGGCGGCCGCGACCTGGTCCCGGGCGTTGAGCGCCTTGGATGCCGTGGCGACCGAAACGCCTGCCAGGCGTGCCACATCCGCGAGAGTGACCGCCTGCGAACGCGTGCGACCCATAGCCGCTCCCAGCAGCTCGACCGTTGACAGGAATCTATTCGTAACATGATGAGCACCTTGCCGAAAACCTTTTCGTAGGGCAGCGTCACCGGCAGGCGAAAGCACCACCGGGGCGAAGGTACGGAGCCCGCCTGACGATCTCGCACGTCCGGGAACGGGCGGCGAAATCCCATCCAAGACATCGACGTCCGTCGATCAAGGAGGTTCCGTGAGAATCCGGATCCTGATCGCCGCCGTGCTGGCGATCATCATGTTCCCCGCCGCTGCCGCCCAGGCCGCCCCGGCCACCTGGAGCCCGCCGGCCCCCCTGGTGACACCGCTCAACCAGGTCTGGCAGCACCAGGAGCAGACGTACGGCAACCTGTACGGCTTCCGCAACTACGGCTGGGACCAGGTCATGGCCAACCGTGGCTACATCAACTACTGCGTCCGCTGGGACTCGTCGGCGACGGTGACCGCCGCCCAGCGCGACCAGATCCACGCCACCCTGGCCCGGCAGCACAAGAAGTGGATGGACGAACTGGCCGGGCACAACGCCTGGCCGTACGGCGACGTCCCGGTCCGGGGCGTCGGCTGGGCCGTGCGCAACCGCTCCCAGTTGCAGTGGAGCGACACGTCGGTGGACGTCTACGTCAACGACATCCGGGAGAACGCGCCGCAGTGCTCGGTGCCGTGCGGCCGGTTCTTCAACCAGAACGGGCAGTACCCAAACTGTCCCGGCGGCTACGCCCGGCACTACGACCAGTCACTGTGGCTCACCGACGGCTTCGGTGGCGGCGCCGGCGGCGACTGGGGACAGCGGGTCGGCCGCGAGTACTACATGAACAACATCAACGCCGCGAACCTGCACATCCTGCTGCACGAGATCGGCCATACCTGGGGTCTCGACGACTTCTACGACTGGACCCCGACCGGGGTGGGCGGCTTCCTCATGAAGGCCGGCAGCGCCACCTCGATCACCGAGTTCGACGCGTGGATGTTCCGCGACTGGTGGCGCCACCTGAAGAGCCGGTACGGCTACTAGCGATCACGGGCGCCGGCGCGAGCCGGCGCCCGCACCACCGGGCGGAGCGGCCGCGGAGTGCTGCTCAGCGGCGGGAACGCGTACATGTCCGCCTCCGAAATGTCCCTATCGCACTCCACTGGTAGTTGGAAGGAGCGCCATGTCGGTCCGACGATGGCTGGCGGTCACATGCGGGGTGATCACGGCAGCGGCCGTGTCCGCCGTGCCCGTCCACGCCGCCAACCCCATCATCACCAGCATCTACACGGCCGACCCGGCCCCTCTCGTGGTCGGCGACACCATGTACGTCTACGCCGGACGTGACGAAGCGCCGGCCGGCACCGGCAACTTCGTCATGCGTGAATGGCACGTCCTGTCGTCCACCGACGCGAACACCTGGACCGACAACGGCGCGAAGGCGAACATCTCCACCTTCCCGTGGGCCGGCGCCGACGCGTGGGCCAGTGAAGTCGAGCCGCGTAACGGCAAGTACTACTGGTACACCTCGGTCAACGGCAACGGCGCGGGCTGGATGAACATCGGCGTCGCGGTCGGCAACTCGCCGCTCGGCCCGTTCACCGACGCCAAGGGCGGCCCGCTGATCAGCGACAGCACACCGAACTCGTCAGGGCTCAACATCGACCCGACGGTCTTCGTCGACGACGACGGCCAGGCCTACATGTACTGGGGTGGCTACTGGGCGCCGCGCGCCGTCAAGCTCGCCGCCAACATGATCGACACGGTCGGCTCGGTCGTCACGCCGCAGGGACTCACCAACTACTGGGAGGCCCCGTGGATGTTCAAGCGCAACGGCCTCTACTACCTGATGTACGCGGCGAACGACACGAACGGCTGCGTCACCAGCTCCAGCTTCGCCTGCCAGCGGTACGCCACCGCGACCAATCCGCTCGGGCCGTGGACGGAACGCGGCATCGTGCTCGGCCAGGTGTCGTCCACGACGAACCACGCCGGGATCGCCGAGCTGAACGGCCAGAACTACCTCGTCTACCACACCGCCGACGCGCCCGGTGGTGGCAACTTCCGCAGGTCCGTGGCGGTCGACAAGCTGTACTTCAACGCCGACGGGACGATCCAGCGCGTCATCCCGACGACCGGTGGCGGTGCTGTCAACCTCGCGACCAGCGCCACCGCGTCCACCTCCTATGTGTCGTCCTGGGAGAGTCTCGCGGCAATCAACAACGGTGGTGTACCCGTCAACTCGCAGGACCGGTCCAGCCTCGCCTACGGCAACTGGCCACAGCAGGGAACACAGTGGATCGAATATCAGTGGCCGGCAGCACGGAACATCAACAAGTCGTCGGTCTACTGGTTCGATGACAATCAGGGCATCGACGTGCCGGCAACATGCCAGCTGCAGTATTGGAACGGCAGTCAATACGTCAACATTGCACTCCAGTCAATATGTGGCGTCGCGGGCAATGTTGACAACGTATTGACGTTCAACACGATCAGCACGACGCGGCTGCGCCTCACCATGACGTCACGAAGCGGCTACTCCACCGGTGTGCTCGAGTGGAAGGCGTTCCAGGCATGAGAAGACGTCACATCATCGTCGCCGCCGTCCTGGTCGCCACGGGCCTGACCGTCCCGGCATCACCCGCCCTCGCCGCCCAGACCATCGGCTATCCCGCGTTCACGAACGCCGGCTCGATCCCGGCGCCGCCGGTCGGCTACACGACCGGCAACACCATGAAGGCCATCTACGACGCCGAGTCGTCCGGCACCGACTTCTGGATGGACCGGCTGCTGGCCCGCACCGGCAACGACCCGGCCGGCACCTGGCTGATGACCCGCGGGCGCGCCGCGTTCATGTACACCCACAACCCCGCGGTGATCGGCTTCGGTGGCAACGCTGCGTACTGGGACAACATCAGCAGTCAGAACGCCTACGCCGTCACGGCCTCGACCGGGACCTTCACCGAGCAGGTCGCGCAGCGCCGGCAGACGCCGAGCCACTGGAAGAGCGTGCACACGAACGGCGCGGTCCGGCTCGACGTCACGAAGTTCATCACGAACAACAACGTGCTGGTCACCACCATCGCGGTGGTGAACACCGGCAGCGCCTCGACCACGCTGACGCTGAACGCGACCTCGCCGTACGCCACCACCGTGAGCGGCACCGAGCTGACCGGCACCCGGGCGGTGAAGAACAACCTGACGACGCTCTACCCGCGGTTCTCCGGTGACGGGTTCACCGCGGCGAGCGGCGCGCTCAGCCGCTCGGTGACGGTCGCGGCCGGGGCGACGACCACCGTGAAGGTGCAGCTCGGCTTCGTGGCGAACGAGATCCCGCAGTCGCGGACCGAGTACGACGCCAACCGCACCCGGACGCCGGCCGACGCGTTCGCGACGCACGTGCGCGAGTACAACAAGTGGTGGGCCGACAACGTCCCCTACATCGACGTGCCGGACGCCGCGATCAAGAAGAACATCTACTACCGCTGGTGGCTGATGCGGTTCAACCACCTCGACGCGGACATCCCGGGGCAGGACTTCCAGTTCCCGCAGTCGATCGAGGGCGTGACCGGCTACAACAACGCGATCGCGCTGACCCAGCCGATGCACATCGACGACCTGAAGTACCTGCGCAACGCGGAATACTCCTACGGGCCGTACTTCGCGGTCGGCCAGTATTCGGCGAACGGCCGGTTCATGGACAACCCGGGTGACCCGGAGAACTGGTCGAACTCGTACACCCAGTACATCGCCGAGGCGGCCTGGCGTGCCTACCAGATCCATGGTGGACAGCCGGCCATGCTCACCAACTTCGCCCGGTACGCCGAGGGCGACGCGAAGGGGCAGCTCGCCACGTACGACACCAACGACAACGGCGTGATCGAGTACAACTGGGGCGCGATGACCGGCAACGACGCCGACGCCGTCTCGTTCCACTGGCGCGACGGCAATCTCGACCGCGCCGAGACCGCATACGTCTGGAGCGCCGCGAACGCAGCGCGGGACGCGTACACGCTGATGGGCAACACGGCCAAGGCCACCGAGATGCAGACGCTCGCCGACCGGATCCGCACCGGCGTGATCAACACGCTGTGGAATCCCTCGCGTCGGCTGCTGGAACACAAGCACGTGCCGACGAACGAGTTCGTGCCCTGGAAAGAGATCAACAACTATTATCCGTACGCCGTGGGCCTGATGCCGAACACCGCCCAGTACCGCGAGGCGTTGCGTCTGTTCGCGGAGCCGGCGCAGTACCCGATCTTCCCGTTCTACACCGCGAATCAGGTCGACAAGGCGGCTGCCGCGGCGGCCGGCAACCCGGGCAGCAACAACTTCTCGACGATCAACTCGACGGTGCAGTTCCGGCTCTACTCATCGGCGCTGCGCAACTACGCGAACTCGTGGATGAGCGCCGAGGACTACAAGAAGCTGCTCTACTGGAACGCCTGGGCGCAGTACGTCGACGGCAACACCAACTGGCCCGACGCGAACGAGTTCTGGGCCGACTGGAACGGCAGCGCCATCACGTACCGGTCCTGGATCCACCACAACATCCTCGGCAGCAGCAACTGGACGATCATCGAGGACGTGGCGGGGCTGCGGCCGCGCAACGACACCCAGATCGAGCTGTCGCCGATCAACATCGGGTGGTCGCACTTCGCGGTGAACAACCTGCGGTACCGCAACGCCGACCTGTCGATCGTCTGGGACGACCCGGCGGACGGCGTGACCCGGTACTCCGGGGTGCCGCAGGGCTACTCGATCTACCTGAACGGCACGCGGGTGGCGACGCTGAACCAGCTCGTGCCGTTCACGTACAACCCGGCGACCGGAGCGGTCACCACCGGCGGGACCGTGGCGTACAGCGCCGCCTTCTCCGGATTGCAGGCGGCGCCGGCCGTGGTGCAGAACAGTGCCCGGATGACCGACATCCTGGCCAAGGCCGGCGTCTCCTCGTCCACCAACCTGGCGTCGGGCGCGACCGGCTCGGCGTCCTACACCACCTCGGGCACGACCGTGGCCGGCGCGATCGACGGGCTGCCCACGAACGCGCCGCTGTGGGGCTCGTACGGCAGCACCAACGCCACCGACTGGTACGAGGTGAACCTCGGCTCGGCCACGACCGTCGACGAGGCGGCGATCTACTTCCGCAACGACCGGGCCGGCAACCGGTACCGGCCGCCGTCGGCCTACACGGTGCAGTATTGGAACGGCTCGGCGTGGGTGGCGGTGTCCTCCCCGGTGAAGTCGCCGGCCGCACCGCAGTCCAACTACAACAAGGTGAACTTCACCGCCGTCAGCACGTCCCGGCTGCGGATCGTGTTCACCCAGCCGAGCGGCACGGCGAAGAC comes from the Actinoplanes sp. OR16 genome and includes:
- a CDS encoding discoidin domain-containing protein, giving the protein MRRRHIIVAAVLVATGLTVPASPALAAQTIGYPAFTNAGSIPAPPVGYTTGNTMKAIYDAESSGTDFWMDRLLARTGNDPAGTWLMTRGRAAFMYTHNPAVIGFGGNAAYWDNISSQNAYAVTASTGTFTEQVAQRRQTPSHWKSVHTNGAVRLDVTKFITNNNVLVTTIAVVNTGSASTTLTLNATSPYATTVSGTELTGTRAVKNNLTTLYPRFSGDGFTAASGALSRSVTVAAGATTTVKVQLGFVANEIPQSRTEYDANRTRTPADAFATHVREYNKWWADNVPYIDVPDAAIKKNIYYRWWLMRFNHLDADIPGQDFQFPQSIEGVTGYNNAIALTQPMHIDDLKYLRNAEYSYGPYFAVGQYSANGRFMDNPGDPENWSNSYTQYIAEAAWRAYQIHGGQPAMLTNFARYAEGDAKGQLATYDTNDNGVIEYNWGAMTGNDADAVSFHWRDGNLDRAETAYVWSAANAARDAYTLMGNTAKATEMQTLADRIRTGVINTLWNPSRRLLEHKHVPTNEFVPWKEINNYYPYAVGLMPNTAQYREALRLFAEPAQYPIFPFYTANQVDKAAAAAAGNPGSNNFSTINSTVQFRLYSSALRNYANSWMSAEDYKKLLYWNAWAQYVDGNTNWPDANEFWADWNGSAITYRSWIHHNILGSSNWTIIEDVAGLRPRNDTQIELSPINIGWSHFAVNNLRYRNADLSIVWDDPADGVTRYSGVPQGYSIYLNGTRVATLNQLVPFTYNPATGAVTTGGTVAYSAAFSGLQAAPAVVQNSARMTDILAKAGVSSSTNLASGATGSASYTTSGTTVAGAIDGLPTNAPLWGSYGSTNATDWYEVNLGSATTVDEAAIYFRNDRAGNRYRPPSAYTVQYWNGSAWVAVSSPVKSPAAPQSNYNKVNFTAVSTSRLRIVFTQPSGTAKTGLTELKLYHSGVVVPPSSNLALPATPSASYTSAWESVAALNDGIDPPSSNDTVNPRWGTWPNTGQQWAELTWPSAVSLRSAQVYFFDDGQGIDLPASWKLQYWNGSAYVDVPSPSAYTVAANQYNAVTFGQISTTRLRVALTSGTASVGLLEVKAFA
- a CDS encoding LacI family DNA-binding transcriptional regulator is translated as MGRTRSQAVTLADVARLAGVSVATASKALNARDQVAAATRERVLRAAAELSFHPYGRVKSIGLLTDERGGRFAMPILIGAEAAIADPIPVLLCDPGGDPRRQRHYLAALARHVEGFIVLGDDNDLRPALPRDLPVPVVYAYGESDHPGDVSVLADDEGGARLAAEHLITLGRRRIAHITGPSSYRAARSRAAGVVEVLAGHGLRPAGGRPRYGEWSQRWGREAAYELLSAMPDTDAVFCGNDQIAAGVAQTLHERGRRVPDDVAVVGFDNWTEFAADCRPPLTTVDLNLEQLGATAVRHLFAAIGGHPSHGVQRHPCHLVIRESTTAPWLVG
- a CDS encoding glycoside hydrolase family 43 protein, with translation MSVRRWLAVTCGVITAAAVSAVPVHAANPIITSIYTADPAPLVVGDTMYVYAGRDEAPAGTGNFVMREWHVLSSTDANTWTDNGAKANISTFPWAGADAWASEVEPRNGKYYWYTSVNGNGAGWMNIGVAVGNSPLGPFTDAKGGPLISDSTPNSSGLNIDPTVFVDDDGQAYMYWGGYWAPRAVKLAANMIDTVGSVVTPQGLTNYWEAPWMFKRNGLYYLMYAANDTNGCVTSSSFACQRYATATNPLGPWTERGIVLGQVSSTTNHAGIAELNGQNYLVYHTADAPGGGNFRRSVAVDKLYFNADGTIQRVIPTTGGGAVNLATSATASTSYVSSWESLAAINNGGVPVNSQDRSSLAYGNWPQQGTQWIEYQWPAARNINKSSVYWFDDNQGIDVPATCQLQYWNGSQYVNIALQSICGVAGNVDNVLTFNTISTTRLRLTMTSRSGYSTGVLEWKAFQA